A single window of Pirellulales bacterium DNA harbors:
- a CDS encoding tryptophan 7-halogenase yields MAAKSLGEIVVIGGGPSGTTAATLLAQQGCKVTLFERERGARFHIGESLIPQTFWVLQRLGMIEKMRASHFVKKYSVQFINSTGKLSEPFYFWDHKPHESSQTWQVRRSEFDVMMIENAREHGVDVQQGVRVLEVLFEGQRAVGVRIQADDGQQREVRADVVVDASGQSSMMMDRLKLRTWDPLLKKAAIWTYWKGAQRDTGKDEGATLVLQVKDKKGWFWYIPLHDDIVSVGVVGDCDYLLKGRDGKDNEAIYFEEVSRCPGLQPRLAGATRCDEFRVIKEYSYRSTKSAGDGWVLIGDAYGFLDPLYSSGVLLALKSASLAADAIAEGLSKGDTSASQLGTWTPAYNRGLDRTRRLVCAFYDGLSFGRFVKKYPEYKGQLTDLLIGDVFVDDKFDELFRLLDEMKAEYATAG; encoded by the coding sequence ATGGCTGCAAAATCGCTCGGCGAGATCGTCGTGATCGGCGGTGGGCCGTCTGGGACAACCGCGGCAACCCTGCTGGCCCAGCAGGGCTGCAAAGTGACGCTGTTTGAGCGCGAGCGGGGTGCGCGTTTTCATATTGGCGAGTCGCTGATTCCGCAAACCTTCTGGGTGCTCCAGCGACTGGGAATGATCGAGAAAATGCGTGCCAGCCACTTCGTGAAGAAGTACAGCGTGCAGTTCATCAACTCAACAGGCAAACTGTCCGAGCCGTTTTACTTTTGGGACCACAAGCCACACGAGTCGTCGCAAACCTGGCAAGTGCGCCGCAGCGAGTTCGACGTGATGATGATCGAAAATGCGCGGGAGCACGGCGTCGATGTGCAGCAAGGCGTGCGAGTGCTGGAAGTGCTGTTCGAGGGACAGCGCGCGGTTGGCGTGCGAATTCAAGCCGATGACGGCCAGCAGCGCGAAGTGCGAGCCGACGTAGTCGTCGACGCCAGTGGGCAGAGTTCCATGATGATGGATCGCCTGAAGCTGCGGACTTGGGATCCGCTACTGAAGAAAGCGGCGATCTGGACCTATTGGAAAGGCGCTCAACGCGACACTGGCAAGGATGAAGGAGCCACACTAGTCCTGCAAGTCAAAGATAAAAAGGGCTGGTTTTGGTACATTCCGCTGCACGACGACATCGTCAGCGTCGGCGTCGTCGGAGATTGCGACTATTTATTGAAAGGCCGAGATGGCAAAGACAATGAAGCGATTTACTTCGAAGAAGTTTCGCGCTGTCCCGGATTACAGCCGCGACTTGCCGGTGCCACGCGGTGCGACGAATTCCGCGTGATCAAGGAGTATTCGTACCGCTCCACAAAATCGGCCGGCGACGGCTGGGTGCTAATCGGCGATGCCTACGGCTTTCTCGATCCGCTGTATTCTTCGGGCGTGTTGCTTGCGCTCAAGTCGGCATCGTTGGCCGCCGACGCGATCGCGGAGGGTTTGTCCAAAGGTGATACTTCCGCATCGCAACTCGGCACATGGACGCCTGCGTACAACCGCGGCTTGGACCGCACTCGCCGCTTGGTGTGCGCATTTTATGACGGCCTCAGCTTTGGCCGGTTTGTCAAGAAATATCCCGAGTACAAGGGGCAGCTCACGGATCTGCTGATTGGCGACGTCTTCGTCGATGATAAATTCGACGAACTGTTCCGTTTGCTGGACGAAATGAAAGCGGAATATGCGACCGCGGGATGA
- a CDS encoding TetR/AcrR family transcriptional regulator has product MAEDRSRDADATRQAVLRAAERLFAEQGFAATSVRDISAASGVSHPLILHHFGSKDELYSAVKRRLVEGYAHRFPQAARAMNRPLNIPVEMRRIMDYIGENPMLLKLCARTRLENDFQVWPGEPDILNTLRRRIEVSQRRKLIRDDLDPRYLSIMVLGLVYFWLEGCEHFAQRFDQQVNAKDYLRQAIAVLEQGLAANADDCSLAGDPSANQVPV; this is encoded by the coding sequence ATGGCCGAAGACCGTAGTCGAGACGCCGATGCTACTCGCCAAGCCGTGCTGCGCGCCGCGGAACGGCTCTTTGCGGAACAAGGGTTCGCCGCCACTTCCGTCCGCGACATCTCGGCGGCTTCAGGTGTTTCTCATCCGTTGATCCTGCACCATTTTGGCAGCAAGGACGAGTTGTATTCGGCGGTCAAGCGTCGGTTGGTTGAGGGCTATGCGCATCGCTTCCCGCAAGCCGCTCGCGCGATGAATCGGCCGCTGAACATCCCCGTCGAAATGCGGCGGATCATGGACTACATCGGCGAGAATCCGATGCTGCTGAAATTGTGTGCCAGGACTCGATTGGAAAATGACTTCCAGGTTTGGCCCGGCGAGCCCGACATCTTGAACACGCTCCGCCGTCGGATCGAAGTCTCGCAGCGCCGCAAGCTCATTCGAGACGATCTCGACCCGCGCTATTTGAGCATCATGGTGCTTGGGCTGGTCTATTTCTGGCTGGAAGGCTGCGAACATTTCGCGCAGCGATTCGACCAGCAGGTGAACGCCAAAGATTATCTCCGCCAAGCGATTGCGGTGCTGGAGCAGGGATTGGCCGCCAACGCCGACGATTGTTCGCTCGCCGGCGACCCGTCCGCGAACCAAGTGCCGGTCTGA
- a CDS encoding efflux RND transporter periplasmic adaptor subunit: MDFLKRQRQFRGTVGVLLAAAVVVGCAPKNKFQEPPPPEVTVAHPVQQDVTSYLEITGMAHPVLTVEIRARVRGFLKERLVAEGSSVKQGQLLLVIDEEPFRVQLDQAKAKLAEAEAALQKAQQSQSREMAQAQLALDESQLRLAKAEEQRLSKLIATRAVTADEWDRAVATRQKCEAQVQSTLANVKQADADYGTNILSAKANISAASNAVRNAEIELGYCRIASPIDGRIGRVNFDVGNLVGDGQASLLATVMKIDPIYTYTNLSVDNFLKYRNAAGNSTAPSAEQRTIEVELELPYEQGYPHRGHVDYYDPQVDKGTGTIEVRSVFPNSEGTILPGMYARLRVPVSHKQNALLVPDRALSVDQSGQYLLVVGEGDKVEYRQVQVGSQQSGLREVEGKVGPQDRVIVEGLLRARPGSKVVPKFAVQSAPTSKAPLEQQADAGQPPQR, translated from the coding sequence ATGGATTTTCTCAAAAGACAACGACAATTTCGCGGCACGGTGGGAGTCTTGTTGGCGGCCGCCGTCGTTGTCGGCTGCGCGCCGAAGAACAAGTTTCAAGAGCCACCGCCGCCGGAAGTCACCGTTGCGCATCCGGTGCAGCAAGATGTGACGAGCTATTTGGAGATCACGGGAATGGCCCATCCCGTGCTGACGGTTGAAATTCGCGCCCGCGTTCGTGGCTTTCTTAAAGAGCGGCTCGTCGCGGAAGGTTCGAGTGTGAAGCAAGGACAATTGCTGTTGGTGATCGACGAAGAACCGTTTCGCGTGCAGCTCGACCAGGCCAAAGCGAAATTGGCAGAGGCCGAAGCAGCCCTACAAAAAGCGCAACAGTCGCAGTCGCGAGAAATGGCACAAGCTCAATTGGCACTCGACGAATCGCAATTGAGGCTTGCCAAGGCCGAGGAGCAACGGCTGAGCAAGTTGATTGCCACCCGAGCCGTGACTGCCGACGAATGGGATCGAGCCGTGGCCACGCGACAGAAATGCGAAGCGCAAGTGCAATCGACCCTGGCCAATGTGAAGCAAGCGGATGCGGATTACGGCACCAATATCTTGTCGGCCAAAGCAAATATCTCCGCGGCGAGCAACGCAGTCCGAAATGCGGAAATCGAACTGGGATACTGCCGTATCGCATCACCGATTGACGGTCGCATTGGTCGCGTGAACTTCGACGTCGGTAATCTGGTGGGTGACGGTCAAGCTTCGCTGCTGGCGACGGTGATGAAAATTGACCCGATTTACACCTACACGAACCTGAGTGTCGACAACTTCTTGAAATATCGCAACGCGGCCGGCAATTCGACGGCTCCCAGCGCCGAGCAGCGGACGATCGAAGTGGAATTGGAATTGCCTTACGAACAGGGTTATCCGCATCGAGGACATGTCGATTACTACGACCCGCAGGTCGACAAGGGAACCGGCACGATTGAAGTTCGCAGCGTTTTTCCCAATTCTGAGGGGACAATCTTGCCCGGCATGTACGCGCGGCTGCGGGTGCCGGTTTCGCACAAGCAAAACGCGCTGCTCGTGCCCGACCGGGCTTTGAGCGTCGATCAGTCGGGCCAATACTTGCTCGTGGTTGGCGAGGGAGACAAAGTGGAGTATCGACAAGTTCAGGTCGGCTCGCAGCAATCGGGGCTACGCGAAGTGGAGGGAAAAGTTGGGCCGCAAGACCGGGTGATTGTCGAAGGTTTGTTGCGCGCCCGCCCCGGCAGCAAGGTCGTGCCAAAGTTTGCCGTCCAGTCCGCTCCAACATCCAAGGCGCCACTCGAACAACAAGCCGACGCGGGCCAGCCGCCGCAGCGTTAA
- a CDS encoding multidrug efflux RND transporter permease subunit, protein MFSRFFVDRPIFANVIAIVTMIVGGVALFGLPVERYPNITPPTVVVTALYPGADARTVSDTVAEQIEQEVNGVEGMLYMSSNCSSNGSYSLTVTFEVGTNLDEAQVLVQNRVAIAMPKLPQEVQRQGVTTKKQSTNIVLAVSLCSPNDRFDDLYLHNYAALRVKDELSRLEGVGDINVIGSGTYGMRVWVDPEKLKARNLVMEDVLSAIREQNVQVAAGQVGQYPSPESQSFQYNVTTRGRLSDPEQFGEIIIKADDAGLDRANSGSPATRVIRIKDVARVELGSQGYEQWCEIGGKPAATLVVFQLPDANAMEVSDRVLEAMETLKPSFPEGLDYFIPFNTTIFVEESIHEVYKTLAEAGALVLIVILVFLQDWRAVLIPATTVPVTIIGAFAAMAALGFSVNMLTLFGLVLAIGIVVDDAIVIVENAVHHIDRSRLSPKQATIRAMSEVLGPIIGITLVLMAVFLPTIFLRGITGQLYRQFALTIAATALISALNAVTLKPAQCAVYLRPTATRKNIFYRGFNRIYDRCEQAYTAIVRRLVRIPAVMMLLFFLLAGFSGWWFMQLPTGFFPTEDQGYAMIALQLPDAASQNRTRSVVEQANRILKETPGIRNWFLLGGMSMLDRSIASNAAAIYISFTPWSERTTPELSQDAILGNLRTRFLQLREAQFMLFPPPAINGLGNASGFEMQIEDRSGVGMAELQKSVVGVMEAASTQSGLMGMRSTFRAEVPMIFVDVDREKAKSLGVSLDSIFGTLQTALGSSYVNDFNKFGRTFQVRVQADEQFRLEPEDIAKFEVRDKQGKMIPLGALVKVEKRLGPLIVPRYNKYPSASVGGNAAPGYSSGEAMALMDEIAGRTLPASMGYEWTGMSFQEKRAGSQAIWVFGLAVLMVYLVLAAQYESWMLPAAVILVVPLALLGTVAAVAARGMDNNIYTQVGVVLIIALASKNAILIVEFARELRHQGRSILDAAIEASRLRFRPILMTSFAFILGILPLVNASGAGAASRRSLGTAVFGGMLAATLLAVFFIPVFYVVVQRLRELRKPKQPEIDRGSAPHEHHGNGHLELLAEELTAHG, encoded by the coding sequence ATGTTTTCTCGTTTCTTTGTCGATCGACCAATTTTTGCCAACGTCATCGCCATTGTGACGATGATCGTCGGCGGCGTTGCGCTGTTTGGTCTGCCGGTCGAGCGCTACCCAAATATCACGCCGCCGACCGTGGTGGTGACGGCGTTGTATCCCGGGGCCGATGCCCGAACGGTTTCCGACACGGTTGCCGAACAGATCGAGCAGGAAGTCAACGGTGTCGAAGGCATGCTATATATGTCGTCGAACTGTTCCAGCAATGGATCGTATTCATTGACGGTGACGTTTGAGGTGGGCACGAATTTGGACGAAGCTCAGGTGCTCGTGCAAAATCGCGTGGCGATCGCCATGCCAAAATTGCCGCAGGAAGTGCAGCGCCAAGGCGTGACCACGAAGAAGCAATCGACCAACATCGTGTTGGCGGTTTCGCTGTGCTCGCCGAATGATCGGTTCGACGATCTGTATTTGCACAACTATGCAGCGCTGCGCGTGAAAGACGAACTCAGTCGCCTCGAAGGCGTGGGGGACATCAACGTCATCGGCAGCGGCACCTACGGCATGCGCGTGTGGGTCGATCCGGAAAAGCTCAAGGCGCGAAACCTGGTCATGGAAGACGTGCTGAGCGCCATCCGCGAGCAGAACGTGCAAGTGGCGGCTGGGCAAGTGGGGCAGTATCCCTCGCCCGAGTCGCAATCGTTTCAATACAACGTTACCACGCGCGGCCGGTTAAGCGATCCGGAGCAATTCGGCGAGATTATCATTAAGGCTGACGATGCGGGGCTAGATCGGGCGAACAGCGGTTCGCCGGCGACACGCGTCATTCGCATCAAAGACGTGGCTCGCGTCGAACTCGGGTCGCAAGGTTACGAGCAATGGTGCGAGATCGGCGGCAAGCCGGCGGCCACGCTGGTGGTGTTTCAGTTGCCCGACGCGAATGCGATGGAAGTCAGCGACCGCGTACTCGAGGCCATGGAAACGCTGAAGCCTTCGTTTCCCGAAGGTCTGGATTATTTTATCCCGTTCAACACCACGATCTTCGTCGAAGAATCGATCCACGAAGTCTACAAGACGCTTGCCGAAGCCGGCGCGCTGGTGCTGATCGTCATTTTGGTCTTTCTGCAGGACTGGCGAGCGGTGCTGATCCCCGCCACAACCGTGCCGGTGACGATCATCGGCGCTTTTGCCGCGATGGCGGCGCTAGGCTTTTCGGTGAACATGCTGACGTTGTTCGGCTTGGTGCTGGCCATTGGCATCGTGGTGGATGATGCGATCGTGATTGTCGAAAACGCCGTACACCACATCGATCGGAGCCGATTGTCTCCCAAGCAGGCCACGATTCGAGCCATGTCGGAAGTGCTCGGCCCGATCATCGGCATTACGCTCGTGCTGATGGCGGTGTTCTTGCCGACGATCTTTTTGCGGGGCATTACGGGGCAGCTTTATCGGCAATTCGCCTTGACGATTGCAGCGACCGCGCTGATCAGCGCTCTCAACGCAGTGACGCTCAAGCCGGCACAATGCGCGGTTTATTTACGCCCCACGGCCACACGGAAGAACATCTTTTATCGCGGCTTCAATCGAATTTACGATCGGTGCGAGCAAGCCTACACGGCCATCGTGCGACGGCTGGTGCGCATTCCCGCCGTCATGATGCTATTGTTTTTCTTGTTAGCCGGCTTCAGCGGTTGGTGGTTCATGCAACTGCCGACGGGATTTTTCCCCACCGAAGACCAGGGGTATGCGATGATCGCTTTGCAATTGCCCGATGCCGCTTCGCAAAACCGCACGCGCTCCGTTGTCGAACAAGCCAATCGTATCTTGAAGGAGACGCCTGGCATTCGGAACTGGTTCTTGCTGGGCGGAATGTCGATGCTCGATCGCTCGATCGCTTCGAATGCCGCGGCCATTTATATTTCGTTCACTCCCTGGTCGGAGCGAACGACGCCGGAATTGAGCCAAGACGCGATTCTCGGCAATCTGCGAACGCGGTTTCTGCAATTGCGCGAGGCGCAGTTTATGCTCTTTCCTCCGCCGGCGATTAATGGATTGGGCAATGCGAGCGGATTTGAAATGCAGATTGAGGATCGCTCCGGCGTAGGCATGGCGGAATTGCAAAAGAGCGTGGTGGGCGTCATGGAGGCCGCCAGCACACAGTCTGGTTTGATGGGCATGCGGAGCACGTTTCGCGCTGAGGTGCCGATGATCTTCGTCGACGTCGATCGAGAAAAGGCCAAGAGCTTGGGCGTATCGCTCGATTCAATTTTCGGCACTTTGCAGACGGCTTTGGGGTCGAGCTATGTGAACGACTTCAACAAATTTGGCCGGACGTTTCAGGTGCGAGTCCAGGCTGACGAACAATTTCGGCTGGAGCCGGAAGACATCGCCAAATTTGAAGTTCGCGACAAACAAGGCAAGATGATTCCACTGGGCGCGCTGGTGAAAGTCGAAAAGCGATTGGGACCGCTGATCGTGCCGCGGTACAACAAATACCCATCGGCCTCGGTGGGCGGCAATGCAGCGCCGGGCTACAGCTCTGGCGAAGCGATGGCCTTGATGGACGAAATCGCGGGCCGCACCTTACCGGCTTCGATGGGCTACGAGTGGACAGGAATGTCGTTCCAAGAGAAGCGGGCTGGCTCGCAAGCGATTTGGGTCTTTGGCTTGGCGGTGTTGATGGTGTATTTGGTGCTTGCCGCCCAGTACGAAAGCTGGATGCTACCGGCCGCAGTGATCTTGGTCGTGCCGCTGGCGCTGCTGGGGACGGTGGCCGCCGTGGCGGCTCGCGGCATGGACAACAACATTTATACGCAGGTGGGCGTGGTGCTAATTATTGCCCTGGCCAGCAAGAACGCGATTTTGATTGTCGAATTCGCCCGCGAGCTACGCCATCAGGGGCGTTCGATCTTGGATGCGGCGATCGAAGCATCGCGGCTTCGTTTTCGGCCAATTTTGATGACCTCGTTCGCATTTATTCTCGGTATTCTGCCCTTGGTGAATGCCAGCGGGGCCGGCGCGGCAAGCCGCCGTTCGCTGGGCACCGCCGTATTTGGCGGGATGTTGGCGGCAACGCTATTGGCGGTGTTCTTTATTCCGGTCTTCTATGTGGTCGTGCAACGGCTCCGCGAATTGAGGAAGCCAAAGCAACCAGAAATCGACCGAGGATCGGCGCCGCACGAGCATCATGGCAACGGCCATTTGGAACTGTTGGCCGAGGAGTTGACGGCCCACGGCTAG
- a CDS encoding 50S ribosome-binding GTPase, producing MAEIASKLYPTQSAAMTNGKLPSDASLDYRRWTNRIFDLAIAVRALKPLALELGLPSPSQEAWDGSLFQKLLPQVEQPPFLIVAVTGGTNTGKSVVFNHLAGGSVSRSHPNATQTKHPVCIVPRDFAVKDSLGEVFPDFQLRPWRSDDDPLLECDEQLLLVRDDPTGQQPARLLLLDTPDIDGTLKANWRRADLIRHAADVRVCVLTQQKYNDAAIREFFRAAAEAEKTVLVAFNMVHWPRQRDLCYGWLDQFCRATGIEPAAAYAVPWDSDAADENRLPFHPLTEGATDLREDLAELRFDAIKIRSLTGSLRQVIDPNDGLPRFLSSIDRRANEYAGARDLLDHDIRKQDVELPDLPRRLVWQEIWNWLDSRRTKFDRWIHGAYRSLGQVVARLWQRDPQDALHAFRIADFDQLQLALAVKLDQLDRLRRGGNEILSRELDGVLGGLERDRLFAELRRRHAEAPLVTDGYRQFIREQLDAFERQNPALVKGVSWAMIATAVVRPAISVGLAIVGAHGVEMAAGHWALSWAGDVAMGTASVAAGEAVAIPTGQLALKTLLSGLFARFYFERVKLLTKTMDDVVLGPLVDRLNRLAEARHDPARMRADHLLLELRRSLRETVAEGHHGFDS from the coding sequence ATGGCTGAAATCGCCAGCAAACTTTACCCGACCCAATCGGCCGCAATGACCAACGGCAAATTGCCCAGCGACGCTTCGCTCGATTATCGACGCTGGACAAACCGAATTTTCGATCTGGCGATTGCGGTTCGCGCGCTAAAGCCGCTGGCATTGGAACTCGGCCTGCCGTCGCCGAGCCAGGAAGCATGGGATGGATCGCTATTTCAAAAGTTGTTGCCACAAGTTGAGCAACCCCCGTTTCTCATTGTCGCGGTCACGGGTGGAACGAACACCGGCAAGAGCGTGGTGTTTAATCATCTCGCCGGCGGCAGCGTTAGCCGGTCGCATCCTAATGCGACGCAGACGAAGCATCCCGTGTGCATCGTGCCGCGCGATTTTGCCGTGAAGGATTCGCTTGGCGAGGTATTCCCCGATTTTCAATTGCGACCGTGGAGAAGCGATGACGACCCGCTGTTGGAATGCGACGAGCAATTGCTGTTAGTTCGGGACGATCCCACGGGGCAGCAGCCGGCGCGATTGCTGCTGCTGGATACGCCCGACATTGATGGGACGCTCAAGGCGAACTGGCGGCGCGCCGATTTGATTCGCCACGCGGCCGATGTACGTGTTTGTGTGCTGACGCAACAGAAGTATAACGACGCCGCCATTCGCGAATTCTTTCGCGCGGCCGCTGAGGCGGAAAAAACGGTGCTCGTGGCGTTCAACATGGTTCACTGGCCGCGGCAACGCGATTTATGCTACGGCTGGCTCGATCAGTTTTGTCGCGCGACAGGCATCGAGCCGGCGGCCGCGTATGCCGTGCCGTGGGACTCCGACGCCGCCGATGAGAATCGATTGCCGTTTCATCCTTTGACGGAAGGCGCGACGGACCTGCGCGAAGACTTGGCTGAGTTGCGCTTCGATGCGATTAAGATTCGTTCGCTCACCGGCAGTTTGCGACAAGTGATCGATCCAAACGACGGATTGCCGCGTTTTTTATCGAGTATCGATCGCCGAGCCAACGAGTATGCTGGCGCCCGCGACTTGCTCGACCACGACATTCGCAAGCAAGACGTCGAATTGCCCGATCTGCCACGACGGCTAGTGTGGCAGGAAATTTGGAACTGGCTCGACTCGCGGCGCACGAAATTCGACCGCTGGATTCACGGGGCGTACCGATCGCTCGGGCAGGTGGTTGCTCGGCTTTGGCAGCGCGATCCGCAGGATGCGCTGCACGCCTTTCGCATTGCGGACTTCGATCAATTGCAATTGGCGCTGGCAGTCAAACTCGATCAACTGGATCGACTCCGCCGCGGCGGCAACGAGATTCTGTCGCGCGAATTGGATGGAGTGCTGGGCGGGCTTGAGCGAGACCGCTTATTCGCGGAACTCCGTCGTCGCCACGCCGAAGCGCCGCTTGTGACCGACGGCTACCGTCAGTTTATCCGCGAGCAGTTGGATGCGTTCGAGCGGCAGAATCCAGCGCTCGTCAAAGGTGTCTCGTGGGCGATGATCGCCACGGCGGTCGTGCGGCCGGCCATTAGCGTTGGTTTGGCGATTGTCGGGGCGCACGGCGTCGAAATGGCGGCAGGACACTGGGCCTTGTCGTGGGCGGGCGACGTGGCCATGGGGACGGCCAGCGTGGCGGCCGGTGAAGCGGTTGCGATTCCCACAGGCCAATTGGCGCTGAAAACGCTGTTGAGCGGTCTGTTTGCGCGATTCTATTTCGAACGCGTGAAGCTGCTGACAAAGACAATGGACGACGTGGTGCTTGGGCCGCTCGTCGATCGTCTGAATCGCTTGGCAGAGGCTCGACACGACCCCGCACGAATGCGGGCAGACCACTTACTTTTGGAACTACGACGCTCGCTGCGAGAGACCGTCGCAGAAGGGCATCACGGTTTTGACTCTTGA
- a CDS encoding dynamin family protein, whose product MMEDFSNELRLADFDRLLAAAHRWAEASPAWPAFDRAKALWARISPRLEHLRVDLDRVLVVGAVGGSGTGKSTLLNALVGQRVCQAGDIERPTTRRPVVLAHPDVDLSFLKFEEGEPEVHRLATPILKQLILVDCPDPDTQDSGIAAQEPGAKSQDEKREPSGSIPHSPFSTRHSETNRNLDTLRRVLPNCDVLLYVGTAQKYKTHAVAQEVLRHAHGRQAVFVQTHANLDDDITEDWQRELESQGYEVPRMFRLDGEEAIARAEQHLPSQPEFLRLVDFLHEELAGRARHRILRANALDLLEWFLQQSQHDIDSALPNVKQLESAIPTQRAELFQAVRAHLQQQLSGKQGVWRARLLRDVALRWGWGPLAAFIRLFGAARSLLRFAPALRARGLAPMLIAGGWGVGKAVADKVRESLAEDRWLAAADLGIHPGEVARTTSVLAGLASAAEVDVSSAAAKSTATIDEDSLALAARRLYQQVDAEVEAAIERRVARRAGAIFHFLLEVLFISLPAMLLFRLAKNFFYDHLWLALDKPLLGIDFLVQSALWVLVWGLLLRGWLAWRLQRGLRRDLSAITDRLSPNDALGPLFEEFTRAVATVRNHASAMTPIRNEAQRLRDDMESSDPWQLGRLRPLAESALHAQS is encoded by the coding sequence ATGATGGAAGATTTCAGCAATGAACTGCGGCTGGCCGACTTCGATCGGCTACTGGCGGCGGCGCACCGCTGGGCTGAGGCATCTCCGGCGTGGCCGGCGTTCGATCGAGCCAAGGCATTGTGGGCGCGAATTTCGCCGCGGCTGGAGCATTTGCGTGTCGATCTAGATCGGGTGCTCGTGGTTGGCGCGGTCGGCGGTAGTGGGACCGGCAAGAGCACGCTGCTCAACGCACTGGTCGGACAACGCGTTTGCCAGGCCGGCGACATCGAACGGCCAACGACGCGGCGGCCGGTCGTGCTGGCGCATCCCGATGTCGATTTGTCGTTCCTGAAGTTCGAGGAGGGCGAGCCCGAAGTTCACCGGCTGGCAACGCCGATCCTCAAGCAGTTGATTTTGGTTGACTGTCCGGATCCGGATACTCAGGATTCAGGCATCGCTGCGCAGGAACCAGGTGCGAAAAGTCAGGATGAGAAAAGAGAACCGTCTGGCAGCATTCCCCATTCCCCATTCTCCACTCGTCATTCCGAAACCAACCGCAACCTCGACACCCTCCGCCGCGTACTTCCCAATTGCGACGTTCTGCTGTATGTCGGAACGGCGCAAAAGTACAAGACGCATGCGGTTGCCCAGGAAGTGTTGCGGCACGCTCATGGGCGACAAGCAGTGTTCGTGCAGACTCATGCCAACCTCGATGACGACATTACTGAGGATTGGCAACGGGAGCTGGAATCGCAGGGCTACGAAGTGCCCCGAATGTTTCGGCTCGACGGCGAAGAGGCAATTGCGCGGGCCGAGCAACATTTGCCGTCTCAGCCAGAATTTCTGCGACTCGTCGATTTTTTGCACGAGGAACTCGCCGGTCGGGCACGGCATCGAATTCTGCGGGCCAACGCACTCGATTTGCTCGAGTGGTTCTTGCAGCAATCGCAGCACGACATCGACTCGGCACTGCCGAACGTGAAGCAATTGGAATCCGCCATTCCTACCCAGCGGGCGGAACTGTTCCAGGCGGTACGTGCGCATCTTCAGCAACAGTTGAGCGGCAAGCAAGGTGTTTGGCGGGCGCGATTGCTGCGCGATGTGGCGTTGCGCTGGGGCTGGGGGCCGTTGGCGGCATTCATTCGGTTGTTTGGCGCGGCCAGATCGCTCTTACGCTTCGCGCCGGCTTTGCGGGCGCGCGGTTTGGCGCCGATGCTCATCGCTGGCGGTTGGGGCGTCGGTAAAGCAGTGGCGGACAAAGTGCGAGAGTCGTTGGCCGAAGACCGCTGGCTGGCGGCGGCGGATTTGGGAATTCATCCAGGTGAAGTGGCGCGGACGACGAGCGTGCTCGCTGGTCTGGCCAGTGCGGCGGAGGTGGATGTTTCGTCAGCCGCGGCGAAGTCGACAGCGACGATCGACGAAGATTCTCTCGCGCTGGCCGCACGGCGCTTGTATCAGCAGGTTGACGCCGAAGTGGAAGCGGCAATCGAGCGCCGTGTAGCTCGCAGAGCCGGTGCGATCTTCCACTTTTTGCTGGAAGTTCTGTTCATTTCTTTGCCGGCCATGCTGCTGTTTCGACTGGCAAAGAATTTTTTCTACGATCATTTATGGCTGGCATTGGATAAGCCGCTCTTGGGAATTGATTTTCTCGTTCAATCGGCGCTGTGGGTGTTGGTGTGGGGACTGTTGCTGCGCGGCTGGTTGGCATGGAGATTGCAACGGGGACTGAGACGCGATTTGTCGGCGATTACCGATCGACTTTCGCCTAATGATGCGCTTGGCCCGTTGTTTGAGGAATTTACGCGGGCGGTAGCAACGGTTCGCAACCACGCCAGCGCCATGACGCCCATTCGCAACGAAGCGCAGCGACTACGCGACGATATGGAGTCGTCAGACCCGTGGCAACTTGGGCGATTAAGGCCGCTTGCTGAGAGTGCTCTTCACGCTCAGTCGTGA